The following coding sequences are from one Neurospora crassa OR74A linkage group I, whole genome shotgun sequence window:
- a CDS encoding cyclic nucleotide-binding domain-containing protein: protein MRRSRTPPPSPYRVLAHHGGPQPPQDSGALIRSFNVETNPTRPIRPSPLTASTIPDMPLDLVDRIRSFPLFVSAPEGFLVAIGTHLKPQVHAAQDHILTEGDEAKAMYWLVRGVVAVTSRDGEAVYAELKPGAFFGEIGVLMDVPRTATIISRTKCLLVVLKKEDLHAELPKYPDMEKAIRQEAQERLTILKKKRQEGRQMANSSSNNLAREAVPGEVSTGESGSIKEGAVVRSKKRKSPSPGVIDDPTISGSALGSGYVNVRKTLKELPLFSTLPPDILHFLGLSAQPKSYSPFTDIVRQGSPGNDIFFIVRGEAEVVHESEKTFSRPRLKQGQYFGEVASLGLSEGRTATVRSITAVECLMIGGDALEELWKRCPPEIRSQVEETARRRIKGTDEDVEMVDAQPEVTFTTPSKPTSPAKDKTQQPTDPDPFLSVDMENIRNRRRNSIVPPTPQTDASAIVNGMKAMTPESSPLRHSVADGSPIPSKRARTLPWRPSTIEDEAKKLSLPDDILVCIFKHMDLLELIRLRIVCRDWRRLLTTSPNLCTHVDLSLINRKVTDWSLVHILAPFIGLRPVEVDISNCFHITDEGFQALWKQCGKNIKVWKMRSVWDVSASQILEMSENAKNLEELDWSNCRKVGDNLLARVVGWVVPEPPPSRSSENGKVVIASSNSRSRRSKPTTANGSATAPAQPPPGTVIGCPNLARLNLSYCKHITDRSMHHLALHASSRLQSLSLTRCTSVTDQGFQTWSPHRFPNLTTLCLADCTHLTDTSIIALVNSCKSLTHLDLSFCCALSDTATEVIALGLPGLRELRMAFCGSAVSDASLGCVALHLNELRGLSVRGCVRVTGVGVENVLEGCGRLEWVDVSQCRNLGGWLVGGGVGRWGFDERVAKKKGGDDALRIMESKAQGGKMGAGGVGGGVQRPRGNNGGLRQSKVLGPGPVMRPIIPPKGVTNHRTRKPIRFVVEKCGLELR, encoded by the coding sequence ATGCGCCGGAGTCGAACACCGCCTCCATCGCCCTACCGCGTTCTGGCGCACCATGGCGGACCCCAACCACCGCAAGACTCGGGTGCCCTCATCAGGTCCTTCAATGTCGAGACCAATCCCACTCGCCCGATTCGCCCCTCTCCTCTGACGGCCTCGACCATCCCGGACATGCCTCTCGACCTGGTGGACCGAATCCGATCGTTTCCCCTCTTCGTGTCCGCCCCAGAGGGCTTCCTCGTTGCGATTGGCACCCATCTCAAACCCCAGGTCCATGCCGCCCAAGACCACATCCTCACAGAAGGCGACGAAGCAAAAGCCATGTACTGGCTGGTCCGTGGCGTGGTCGCCGTTACGTCCCGCGACGGCGAAGCTGTCTATGCCGAACTCAAACCCGGCGCCTTTTTTGGCGAGATTGGTGTGCTCATGGATGTTCCACGGACTGCGACTATCATTTCGAGGACGAAATGCCTGCTGGTCGTTCTTAAGAAGGAGGATCTACACGCCGAACTGCCCAAATATCCTGACATGGAAAAGGCTATTCGCCAGGAAGCACAGGAAAGGTTGACCATCTTGAAAAAGAAGCGGCAGGAAGGCAGGCAGATGGCCAATTCTTCGAGCAATAACCTAGCCCGCGAAGCAGTGCCTGGCGAAGTTAGTACCGGAGAGTCGGGCAGCATCAAGGAGGGCGCCGTGGTCAGAAGCAAGAAGCGCAAGTCGCCCAGTCCTGGTGTGATTGACGACCCGACCATTAGTGGTAGCGCCCTGGGAAGCGGGTACGTCAATGTGCGAAAGACGCTTAAAGAGCTTCCGCTGTTCTCGACGCTGCCTCCCGACATTCTGCACTTCCTGGGCCTAAGCGCACAGCCAAAGTCGTACTCGCCTTTTACCGACATTGTCCGTCAAGGCAGTCCTGGTAACGACATTTTCTTCATAGTTCGGGGTGAAGCCGAGGTCGTACACGAATCGGAAAAGACGTTCTCACGACCCCGTCTAAAACAAGGACAATACTTCGGTGAGGTGGCTAGCCTAGGCTTGTCCGAAGGGAGAACTGCCACGGTCCGGTCCATTACTGCAGTTGAATGTTTGATGATTGGAGGGGATGCGCTTGAAGAGCTCTGGAAGCGCTGTCCACCCGAGATTCGGTCCCAGGTGGAAGAGACAGCTCGGAGGCGCATCAAGGGAACGGATGAAGAtgtggagatggtggatgCCCAGCCCGAAGTTACCTTCACCACACCTTCGAAGCCAACCTCGCCGGCTAAAGACAAGACACAACAGCCTACAGATCCCGATCCGTTCCTTAGCGTGGACATGGAGAACATTCGCAATCGTCGTAGGAACTCGATCGTCCCGCCAACTCCTCAAACCGATGCTTCTGCCATTGTTAACGGCATGAAGGCTATGACTCCCGAGAGCAGCCCGCTGCGACATTCGGTGGCAGACGGCTCCCCAATCCCGAGCAAGCGCGCGCGAACTTTACCTTGGAGACCATCCACGATCGAAGATGAAGCCAAGAAGCTTTCCCTGCCAGATGATATCCTGGTCTGCATCTTCAAGCACATGGATCTCCTCGAGTTAATCCGACTACGAATCGTTTGCCGAGACTGGCGTCGCCTGCTAACCACCAGCCCGAACCTCTGCACCCATGTTGACCTCAGTCTGATCAACCGCAAGGTAACCGACTGGTCCCTTGTTCACATCCTTGCACCTTTCATTGGTCTACGGCCTGTCGAGGTTGATATCAGCAACTGCTTCCACATCACTGACGAAGGGTTCCAAGCTCTGTGGAAACAATGCGGCAAGAACATCAAGGTCTGGAAGATGCGCAGTGTCTGGGACGTTTCCGCATCGCAAATTCTCGAAATGTCCGAAAACGCCAAAAATCTCGAGGAACTCGACTGGTCCAACTGCCGCAAAGTAGGCGACAACTTGCTTGCCAGGGTAGTTGGCTGGGTGGTCCCCGAGCCTCCCCCATCCCGGTCTTCTGAGAATGGCAAGGTGGTCATCGCCTCTTCCAACTCTCGTAGCCGTCGTTCAAAGCCCACCACCGCTAACGGCTCAGCCACCGCTCCCGCCCAGCCACCGCCCGGCACCGTCATAGGCTGCCCCAACCTGGCCCGCCTCAATCTCTCCTACTGCAAACACATTACCGACCGCTCCATGCACCACCTTGCGCTACACGCCTCCTCCCGTCTCCAATCTCTCTCCCTAACACGCTGCACAAGCGTTACCGACCAAGGTTTCCAAACCTGGTCTCCGCATCGCTTTCCCAACCTCACGACCCTCTGCCTAGCAGATTGCACTCACCTGACCGACACCTCCATCATTGCCCTAGTGAACTCGTGCAAGTCCCTAACCCATCTCGATCTTTCCTTTTGCTGCGCCTTGTCCGATACCGCCACCGAGGTTATTGCGCTCGGTCTGCCGGGTCTGAGGGAACTACGGATGGCGTTCTGCGGCAGCGCTGTGTCCGACGCGAGTCTGGGCTGCGTAGCGCTGCATCTAAATGAGCTTCGTGGGCTGAGCGTTCGCGGGTGCGTGCGAGTGACGGGGGTGGGCGTGGAGAACGTCCTGGAGGGGTGTGGAAGATTGGAGTGGGTGGATGTTAGCCAGTGTAGGAATCTCGGGGGGTGgttggttggaggaggagtggggAGGTGGGGATTTGATGAGCGCGTtgcaaagaaaaagggtggtgatgatgcttTGCGGATAATGGAGAGCAAGGCACAAGGGGGTAAGATGGGAGCTGGCGGggtaggtggtggtgtgcAGAGACCGAGGGGAAACAACGGCGGGCTGAGACAAAGTAAGGTGTTAGGACCGGGACCGGTGATGAGGCCAATCATCCCGCCGAAAGGAGTGACAAACCACCGGACGAGGAAGCCGATTCGATTCGTGGTTGAGAAGTGTGGTCTCGAGTTAAGGTGA